The following are encoded together in the Acanthochromis polyacanthus isolate Apoly-LR-REF ecotype Palm Island chromosome 14, KAUST_Apoly_ChrSc, whole genome shotgun sequence genome:
- the ackr3a gene encoding atypical chemokine receptor 3a, producing MSLSTSELEDLWESFGDLNLSETFSNISTDAMVCATAFNRSALLYSMCVLYTFIFIVGLAANALVLWVNLRAQRDSTPRHETHMYIAHLAVADLCVCATLPVWVSSLAQHGHWPFGEVACKLTHLLFSVNLFSSIFFLACMSVDRYLSVTQHGDERSACRKLIRRGACVGVWLLALVASLPDTYFLRAVKSTHGDAMLCRPVYPEENPREWMVGVQLSFILLGFVLPFPVIAVFYALLAKAFNRSSSSSSSSPVEQERRVSRRVILAYIVVFLACWGPYHAVLLADALSQLGLVPLTCGLENVIYVALHLTQCLSLLHCCFNPILYNFINRNYRYDLMKAFIFKYSTRTGLARLIEASNMSETEYSAVAVENPPQI from the coding sequence ATGAGTCTAAGCACCAGTGAGCTGGAGGACCTGTGGGAGTCGTTCGGGGATTTGAACCTCTCGGAGACTTTTAGCAACATATCAACGGACGCCATGGTGTGTGCAACTGCATTCAACCGCAGCGCTCTGCTGTACTCCATGTGTGTCCTCTACACCTTCATCTTCATTGTCGGTCTGGCTGCTAATGCTCTGGTCCTCTGGGTGAACCTCCGCGCACAAAGAGACTCCACCCCTCGCCACGAGACGCACATGTACATCGCTCACCTGGCGGTTgctgatctgtgtgtgtgcgcaacTCTGCCTGTGTGGGTGAGCTCCCTCGCCCAGCATGGCCACTGGCCTTTTGGTGAAGTGGCCTGTAAACTCACACACCTGCTTTTTTCCGTCAACCTCTTCAGCAGCATCTTTTTCCTGGCCTGCATGAGCGTGGACCGTTATCTGAGTGTGACGCAGCACGGAGATGAGCGAAGCGCGTGCCGGAAGCTGATCCGCCGTGGTGCATGTGTCGGGGTGTGGCTGCTGGCGCTGGTGGCCTCCCTGCCCGACACCTACTTCCTGCGTGCTGTGAAGTCAACACACGGGGACGCCATGCTGTGCCGGCCCGTGTACCCAGAGGAAAACCCCAGGGAGTGGATGGTGGGAGTGCAGCTGAGCTTCATCCTGCTGGGCTTTGTCCTCCCCTTCCCTGTCATTGCAGTGTTTTATGCCCTGCTGGCCAAAGCCTTTAACCGCTCCTCGTCTTCTTCGTCGTCTTCCCCGGTAGAGCAGGAGCGTCGCGTGAGCCGAAGGGTGATCCTGGCCtacattgtggttttcctggccTGCTGGGGGCCCTACCACGCCGTCCTCCTGGCTGATGCCCTGTCACAGCTGGGCCTGGTCCCGCTGACCTGTGGCCTGGAGAATGTAATCTACGTGGCCCTACACCTCACCCAGTGCCTGTCCCTGCTCCACTGCTGTTTCAATCCCATCCTCTACAACTTCATCAACAGAAACTACCGCTACGACCTCATGAAGGCCTTCATTTTCAAATACTCAACTAGGACAGGCTTGGCGCGCCTCATCGAGGCTTCCAACATGTCCGAGACTGAATACTCCGCTGTAGCTGTAGAGAACCCACCGCAGATATGA
- the LOC127537229 gene encoding ribosyldihydronicotinamide dehydrogenase [quinone]-like, which yields MAQKVLIVYAHQSPCSFNAGAKDAAVEVLNKGCEVTVSDLYDMKFKASATAEDITGGVKNAGHFRYAQETKLAWEEGRLSSDITEEQHKVTEADLIIFQFPMYWFSVPAIMKGWIDRVLTPGFAYSQEKRYSQGMFKDKKALLSFTTGSPEAMFSPTGIHGDMNVSLWPLQNGILHYCGFQVLAPHIFWAPSSQTPEARKSMLDDWRTRLDKLMGEEPLSFLPLDNFDEKCLQLKPDVAEKLASKEFGPALGVHLGKRLPPNSQMRAGV from the exons ATGG CACAGAAAGTGTTGATTGTTTATGCCCACCAGAGCCCTTGCTCATTCAATGCTGGAGCCAAAGATGCTGCTGTGGAGGTGTTAAATAAGGGCTGTGAAGTAACTGTGTCTGACCTGTATGACATGAAGTTCAAAGCCAGCGCAACTGCTGAGGATATCACTG GAGGAGTCAAGAATGCTGGACACTTCCGCTATGCACAGGAGACCAAACTGGCCTGGGAGGAAGGAAGACTGTCTTCTGACATCACTGAAGAGCAACATAAAGTCACTGAGGCAGACCTCATCATCTTCCAG TTCCCCATGTACTGGTTCAGTGTTCCTGCCATCATGAAGGGCTGGATTGATCGGGTGCTCACACCAGGCTTTGCCTATTCTCAAGAGAAGCGCTACAGTCAGGGAATGTTCAAG GACAAGAAAGCCCTGCTGTCCTTCACCACTGGGTCCCCAGAGGCCATGTTCAGTCCTACTGGCATTCATGGAGACATGAATGTCTCACTGTGGCCACTGCAG AATGGCATCCTGCACTACTGTGGATTCCAGGTTCTGGCCCCTCACATCTTCTGGGCTCCATCTTCTCAAACCCCAGAGGCCCGCAAGTCCATGCTGGATGACTGGCGTACACGACTGGACAAGCTGATGGGTGAGGAGCCTCTCTCCTTTCTGCCTCTAGACAACTTTGATGAGAAATGTCTCCAGTTGAAGCCTGATGTTGCTGAGAAACTTGCCAGCAAAGAGTTTGGACCGGCTCTGGGAGTTCACCTTGGCAAGCGGCTGCCACCCAACAGCCAAATGAGGGCTGGAGTCTGA
- the LOC127537228 gene encoding ribosyldihydronicotinamide dehydrogenase [quinone]-like isoform X1: protein MAQKVLIVYAHQSPCSFNAGAKDAAVEVLNKGCEVTVSDLYDMKFKASATAEDITGGVKNAEHFRYAQETKLAWEEGRLSSDITEEQHKVTEADLIIFQFPMYWFSVPAIMKGWIDRVLTPGFAYSQEKRYSQGMFKDKKALLSFTTGSPEAMFSPTGIHGDMNVSLWPLQNGILHYCGFQVLAPQIFWAPSSQTPEARKSMLGDWRTRLDKLMGEKPLSFPPLDDFDEKCLQLKPDVAEKLASKEFGPALGVHLGKRLPPNSQMKAGV from the exons ATGG CACAGAAAGTGTTGATTGTTTATGCCCACCAGAGCCCTTGCTCATTCAATGCTGGAGCCAAAGATGCTGCTGTGGAGGTGTTAAATAAGGGCTGTGAAGTAACTGTGTCTGACCTGTATGACATGAAGTTCAAAGCCAGCGCAACTGCTGAGGATATCACTG GAGGAGTCAAGAATGCTGAACACTTCCGCTACGCACAGGAGACCAAACTGGCCTGGGAGGAAGGAAGACTGTCTTCTGACATCACTGAAGAGCAACATAAAGTCACTGAGGCAGACCTCATCATCTTCCAG TTCCCCATGTACTGGTTCAGTGTTCCTGCCATCATGAAGGGCTGGATTGATCGGGTGCTCACACCAGGCTTTGCCTATTCACAAGAGAAGCGCTACAGTCAGGGAATGTTCAAG GACAAGAAAGCCCTGCTGTCCTTCACCACTGGGTCCCCAGAGGCCATGTTCAGTCCTACTGGCATTCATGGAGACATGAATGTCTCACTGTGGCCACTGCAG AATGGCATCCTGCACTACTGTGGATTCCAGGTTCTGGCCCCTCAGATCTTCTGGGCTCCATCTTCTCAAACCCCAGAGGCCCGCAAGTCCATGCTGGGTGACTGGCGTACACGACTGGACAAGCTGATGGGTGAGAAGCCTCTCTCCTTTCCGCCTCTGGATGACTTTGATGAGAAATGTCTCCAGTTGAAGCCTGATGTCGCTGAGAAACTTGCCAGCAAAGAGTTTGGACCGGCTCTGGGGGTTCACCTTGGCAAGCGGCTGCCACCCAACAGCCAAATGAAAGCTGGAGTCTGA
- the LOC127537230 gene encoding ribosyldihydronicotinamide dehydrogenase [quinone]-like, with amino-acid sequence MAQKVLIVYAHQSPCSFNAGAKDAAVEVLNKGCEVTVSDLYDMKFKASATAEDITGGVKNAGHFRYAQETKLAWEEGRLSSDITEEQRKVTEADLIIFQFPMYWFSVPAIMKGWIDRVLTPGFAYSQEKRYSQGMFKDKKALLSFTTGSPEAMFSPTGIHGDMNVSLWPLQNGILHYCGFQVLAPHIFWAPSSQTPEARKSMLGDWRTRLDKLMGEEPLSFPPLDDFDEKCLQLKPDVAEKLASKEFGPALGVHLGKRLPPNSQMKAGV; translated from the exons ATGG CACAGAAAGTGTTGATTGTTTATGCCCACCAGAGCCCTTGCTCATTCAATGCTGGAGCCAAAGATGCTGCTGTGGAGGTGTTAAATAAGGGCTGTGAAGTAACTGTGTCTGACCTGTATGACATGAAGTTCAAAGCCAGTGCTACTGCTGAGGATATCACTG GAGGAGTCAAGAATGCTGGACACTTCCGCTACGCACAGGAGACCAAACTGGCCTGGGAGGAAGGAAGACTGTCTTCTGACATCACTGAAGAGCAACGTAAAGTCACTGAGGCAGACCTCATCATCTTCCAG TTCCCCATGTACTGGTTCAGTGTTCCTGCCATCATGAAGGGCTGGATTGATCGGGTGCTCACACCAGGCTTTGCCTATTCTCAAGAGAAGCGCTACAGTCAGGGAATGTTCAAG GACAAGAAAGCCCTGCTGTCCTTCACCACTGGGTCCCCAGAGGCCATGTTCAGTCCTACTGGCATTCATGGAGACATGAACGTCTCACTGTGGCCACTGCAG AATGGCATCCTGCACTACTGTGGATTCCAGGTTCTGGCCCCTCACATCTTCTGGGCTCCATCTTCTCAAACCCCAGAGGCCCGCAAGTCCATGCTGGGTGACTGGCGTACACGACTGGACAAGCTGATGGGTGAAGAGCCTCTCTCCTTTCCACCTCTGGATGACTTTGATGAGAAATGTCTCCAGTTGAAGCCTGATGTCGCTGAGAAACTTGCCAGCAAAGAGTTTGGACCGGCTCTGGGGGTTCACCTTGGCAAGCGGCTGCCACCCAACAGCCAAATGAAAGCTGGAGTCTGA
- the LOC127537291 gene encoding ribosyldihydronicotinamide dehydrogenase [quinone]-like, whose protein sequence is MQCLQFDFNLVFLDSAAQKVLIVYAHQSPCSFNTGAKDAAVEELKNKGCEVTVSDLYDMKFKASATAEDITGGVKNAGHFRYAQEIKLAWEEGRLSSDITEEQRKVTEADLIIFQFPMYWFSVPAIMKGWIDRVLTPGFAYSQEKRYSQGMFKDKKALLSFTTGSPEAMFSPTGIHGDMNVSLWPLQNGILHYCGFQVLAPQIFWAPSSQTPEARKSMLGDWRTRLDKLMGEEPLSFLPLDDFDEKCLQLKPDVAEKLASKEFGPALGIHLGKRLPPNSQMKAGV, encoded by the exons ATGCAATGTCTCCAATTTGATTTTAATCTTGTGTTTCTTGACTCTGCAGCACAGAAAGTGTTGATTGTTTATGCCCACCAGAGCCCTTGCTCATTCAACACTGGAGCCAAAGATGCTGCTGTGGAGGAGTTAAAAAATAAGGGCTGTGAAGTAACTGTGTCTGACCTGTATGACATGAAGTTCAAAGCCAGTGCTACTGCTGAGGACATTACTG GAGGAGTCAAGAATGCTGGACACTTCCGCTACGCACAGGAGATCAAACTGGCCTGGGAGGAAGGAAGACTGTCTTCTGACATCACTGAAGAGCAACGTAAAGTCACTGAGGCAGACCTCATCATCTTCCAG TTCCCCATGTACTGGTTCAGTGTTCCTGCCATCATGAAGGGCTGGATTGATCGGGTGCTCACACCAGGCTTTGCTTATTCACAAGAGAAGCGCTACAGTCAGGGAATGTTCAAG gACAAGAAAGCCCTGCTGTCCTTCACCACTGGGTCCCCAGAGGCCATGTTCAGTCCTACTGGCATTCATGGAGACATGAACGTCTCACTGTGGCCACTGCAG AATGGCATCCTGCACTACTGTGGATTCCAGGTTCTGGCCCCTCAGATCTTCTGGGCTCCATCTTCTCAAACCCCAGAGGCCCGCAAGTCCATGCTGGGTGACTGGCGTACACGACTGGACAAGCTGATGGGTGAGGAGCCTCTCTCCTTTCTGCCTCTAGATGACTTTGATGAGAAATGTCTCCAGTTGAAGCCTGATGTCGCTGAGAAACTTGCCAGCAAAGAGTTTGGACCGGCTCTGGGGATTCACCTTGGCAAGCGGCTGCCACCCAACAGCCAAATGAAAGCTGGAGTCTGA